A single genomic interval of Stieleria maiorica harbors:
- a CDS encoding DUF1573 domain-containing protein yields the protein MFRATVTALVVLAASISISAGAAAQSQWPDNAFAIKTHDFGTVAVASKTEFRFPVYNPYTEPLHIQTVRRSCGCTTPIVETEYIQPGQTGSILARFNTDTFRGKKGATLTVVFDKPFYREVRLRVDGYIRSDMVFHPGAIEFGTVAQGESASKSTRVLYAGRSNWEIVDVRSNVPWLVPDKKLVSRGAGRTDYELTVAVREDAPTGPFQNEIIVITNDTKRPEVPFPVTGTVESPLSISPQAIAFGSLKPGQKIEKRLVIKGATPFTIESITCEGWDVTFPKVAVAKTIHIVPATFVPTDAEGPQKVTVLITTAGEESVTAKAILTADIREQ from the coding sequence ATGTTCCGCGCCACCGTCACCGCCCTTGTTGTCCTTGCGGCTTCGATTTCGATCTCCGCCGGCGCCGCAGCCCAGTCCCAATGGCCCGACAACGCGTTCGCCATCAAAACGCATGACTTTGGGACCGTCGCGGTGGCATCGAAAACGGAATTCCGCTTTCCCGTCTACAACCCCTACACCGAGCCGCTGCACATCCAGACCGTTCGCCGCAGCTGTGGCTGCACCACGCCGATCGTCGAAACCGAATACATCCAACCCGGCCAAACGGGATCGATTTTGGCACGGTTCAACACCGACACCTTCCGCGGCAAAAAAGGCGCGACGCTGACCGTCGTGTTCGACAAGCCCTTCTATCGCGAAGTCCGTTTGCGGGTCGACGGCTACATCCGCAGCGACATGGTCTTCCATCCCGGCGCGATCGAGTTCGGAACGGTTGCCCAAGGCGAATCGGCGTCAAAGTCGACGCGGGTGCTGTACGCCGGACGAAGCAATTGGGAAATCGTCGACGTGCGAAGCAACGTGCCGTGGCTGGTCCCGGACAAAAAACTGGTCAGCCGAGGCGCCGGGCGGACCGATTACGAATTGACCGTCGCGGTCCGCGAAGATGCCCCCACGGGCCCCTTCCAAAATGAAATCATCGTGATCACCAACGACACGAAACGCCCCGAAGTCCCCTTCCCCGTCACCGGAACGGTCGAAAGCCCGCTCAGCATCTCGCCCCAAGCGATCGCCTTCGGCAGCTTGAAGCCCGGTCAAAAGATCGAAAAACGATTGGTGATCAAAGGCGCTACCCCGTTCACGATCGAATCGATCACCTGTGAAGGCTGGGACGTGACGTTCCCCAAAGTGGCCGTCGCCAAGACGATTCATATCGTTCCGGCGACCTTCGTGCCGACCGACGCCGAGGGCCCGCAAAAGGTCACCGTCTTGATCACCACCGCCGGTGAAGAATCGGTCACCGCCAAAGCGATCCTAACCGCGGACATCCGCGAACAGTGA
- a CDS encoding sulfatase family protein: protein MPQRRLLCPSACLPLLLFTIGLLGCWTGQHASAAPPNIVFVLCDDHRYDCIGAAGHPFIETPHIDAIASSGAMFTNAYVTTSLCSPSRASILTGQYAHNHRVVDNYHPVDADLVFFPQQLQKAGYQTAFIGKWHMGGDIDDPQRGFDHWVAFKGQGTYWPDGHGTTREVPQTTYDGFNVNGKRVDQKGYITDELTDYAIDWLANRQSDKPFFLYVSHKGVHADFVPADRHRGRYDDQPLPIPIPTPEQMAAGKLPMWVRNQRNSRHGVDFGYNMADFSPTVYYRRYCESILAVDDSVGRLDQFLQQSGLADDTVFVYMGDNGFQFGDHGLIDKRVAYEASAKVPLLMKAPGRIPAGQTYRHLIGNIDIAPTLLEAAGAECPAAVDGVSLWQSICGTSTEDVTRKHLLYEYYWERNYPHTPTLHAVIGGRWKYIRCHGLWDRDEFYDLENDPEEMNNLIDDPSHQGRIKSMNQTLWSLLKESEGNEVPLLEDRGPNFPWRHPDHAPQADFPNEYFRESEKG from the coding sequence ATGCCTCAAAGACGTCTACTCTGCCCTTCGGCCTGTCTTCCACTGCTCCTGTTCACGATCGGATTGCTCGGGTGTTGGACCGGTCAACACGCATCCGCCGCACCGCCCAACATCGTCTTCGTCCTTTGCGATGACCATCGCTATGACTGCATCGGCGCCGCCGGGCATCCGTTCATCGAAACGCCTCACATCGACGCGATCGCCTCTTCCGGCGCGATGTTTACCAACGCGTACGTGACGACGTCGCTGTGTTCCCCCAGCCGCGCGTCCATCTTGACCGGACAATACGCGCACAATCACCGCGTCGTCGACAACTACCATCCGGTTGATGCGGATCTGGTGTTCTTCCCGCAACAATTGCAAAAAGCCGGCTACCAAACCGCCTTCATCGGCAAATGGCACATGGGCGGCGACATCGACGACCCGCAGCGCGGCTTTGATCATTGGGTCGCGTTCAAGGGGCAAGGCACGTACTGGCCCGATGGTCATGGGACGACGCGCGAAGTGCCCCAAACGACCTACGACGGTTTCAATGTCAATGGAAAGCGTGTCGATCAGAAAGGTTACATCACCGATGAACTGACCGATTATGCGATCGACTGGTTGGCGAATCGACAATCCGACAAACCGTTTTTCTTGTACGTCAGCCACAAAGGGGTTCATGCGGATTTCGTTCCCGCCGATCGTCACCGCGGTCGTTACGATGACCAACCGTTGCCGATCCCAATTCCCACGCCCGAACAAATGGCCGCCGGAAAGTTGCCGATGTGGGTCCGCAATCAGCGTAACAGTCGGCACGGCGTCGATTTCGGATACAACATGGCCGACTTTTCACCGACGGTCTATTACCGCCGCTACTGTGAATCGATCCTGGCCGTCGACGACAGCGTCGGTCGCTTGGACCAATTCCTGCAACAATCCGGGCTCGCTGACGATACCGTGTTCGTCTACATGGGCGACAACGGGTTTCAATTCGGCGATCATGGTTTGATCGACAAACGCGTCGCCTATGAAGCGAGCGCCAAGGTGCCGTTGTTGATGAAGGCGCCGGGGCGAATCCCGGCCGGACAGACCTACCGCCATTTGATCGGCAACATCGATATCGCGCCGACGCTATTGGAAGCCGCCGGCGCGGAGTGCCCCGCGGCGGTCGACGGCGTCAGTTTGTGGCAATCCATCTGCGGCACGTCGACCGAGGATGTGACGCGAAAGCACCTGCTGTACGAATACTACTGGGAACGAAACTATCCCCACACGCCGACGCTGCACGCGGTGATCGGTGGCCGCTGGAAATACATCCGCTGTCACGGACTGTGGGACCGCGACGAATTCTATGACTTGGAAAACGATCCGGAAGAAATGAACAACTTGATCGATGATCCATCGCATCAGGGGCGGATCAAATCAATGAACCAGACGCTCTGGTCGCTGCTGAAAGAGTCCGAGGGCAACGAGGTTCCGTTGTTGGAAGACCGCGGCCCGAACTTTCCCTGGCGGCATCCCGATCACGCACCGCAAGCAGACTTCCCGAACGAGTATTTCCGCGAAAGCGAAAAAGGATGA
- a CDS encoding ECF-type sigma factor gives MDNPPNKQTAADTGGPERFAAALQRVRDGDDEAIGELWDGYFQRLVRLAAKRLPANLKRAGDEEDIALSAFHSFIAGIRRDQFPDLSGPDNLWGLLITLTGRKVNAHLRFQTRQKRGGGAVRGESVFMHSDDTRKSPGIGGISDEAMTADLNVELEEACNALLDQLPDAQLRQIAVMRMDGFLVDEIADRLGISKRATERRLQLIRRTWSEAAHSDEDDPDESD, from the coding sequence ATGGACAACCCACCCAATAAACAGACCGCAGCCGACACCGGAGGCCCCGAGCGGTTTGCCGCTGCACTGCAGCGAGTGCGTGACGGCGACGACGAAGCGATCGGCGAACTTTGGGACGGCTATTTCCAGCGTCTGGTTCGACTGGCGGCCAAACGGTTGCCGGCAAACTTGAAGCGGGCCGGCGACGAAGAGGACATCGCTTTGTCGGCCTTTCACAGCTTCATCGCAGGAATCCGCCGCGACCAATTCCCCGATCTGAGCGGCCCCGACAACCTGTGGGGGTTGCTGATCACATTGACGGGCCGCAAAGTCAACGCGCACCTGAGATTCCAGACCCGTCAAAAACGTGGCGGTGGCGCCGTGCGTGGCGAGTCCGTTTTCATGCATAGCGACGACACCCGAAAGTCCCCCGGCATCGGCGGAATCTCCGACGAAGCGATGACGGCGGATTTGAATGTCGAGCTGGAAGAGGCTTGCAACGCGCTGCTGGACCAATTGCCCGACGCCCAATTGCGGCAGATCGCCGTGATGCGGATGGACGGCTTTCTGGTGGACGAAATCGCCGATCGGCTGGGGATCAGCAAACGTGCGACCGAACGCCGATTGCAATTGATCCGGCGGACCTGGTCGGAAGCTGCCCATTCCGACGAAGACGACCCGGACGAGTCTGATTGA
- a CDS encoding protein kinase domain-containing protein, producing the protein MNLDDLTAAELAAIDTVCLEFEECFDSERPLSVEQAIKAYIEQHAGTPLREHIELLREELLAIENELQTKRHRARQASESIPTPFQSKTGSDAPRQASRSQTPPDQTPHSSPSVKGPFAGQRPVSDAINLDPIDQKTPDTHWMAPPPGSPPPGFATPADADNDTKADGTPEVAEGAAHARAPRTRPDDESVSSIGPYAISRVLARGGMGIVYRALDTRLDRPVAIKMLGFPHLASSDPKRIELVERFEREAKAVAALSHPNIVELFDVGMAGSAPYAVMEFLSGLTLADQLAAGPMSPEQTCQIGMQIAGALATAHAAGVIHRDLKPQNVMLVDNHDSGNDSAPRVKLVDFGLSRVSDSAFPGDVQDAGRTRSGTILGTPGYMAPEQARGESATTAADMFGFGCVLYEVFYGKQAIPGATPADRLAGTLRGEVQYDRLPCEKSRVLCELIAQCLDKDPAKRPTATDVYARLRRFDINRSVSSAPDLAARPVCGSDPGEGLLRRHVLTTLAGGLLGGMFGSLTLGKATVNMGSIESIAVLSLRDVNASATEDSDGGMLLADRGLADGEILASALVNELSTVDGLTVLPYRPLTAQTPQQFVALGEELGVDAFLTGSYESQTSGQQKYWLVNWQLVSAVDGSVLDGKQFVTEQTVALPGGQFLAQSVVASDIAGQIGRALVTSGQKHNAPDPMAYGCLMRGHAYGDADCTKGLERAISCFEKAHEEDPRLSEPLAAIALASLNLAARSDTAESLAHLEKARTSMTKALEKDPSSVDARVAQAMIEWQSLDHYDEAYRLFAELHRQHRYNFQVQHQRGLLLAALGLGEQAIDALRTATKLNPMSMLIKTDKSRVDWFFQYDRRALVDAQRYRDSTPAGNPSAKLAIGLLIDIYEQQGDYQSAAEQQEFATVPTSSQEYFHLREATLAEFPYGPFGSSLNRAIFDLRTDADLDDGLLGRLSESGATMFPLLLAQHPAFFDLRVSPAAAPYLPSAKDITRTA; encoded by the coding sequence ATGAACTTGGACGACCTGACCGCCGCCGAATTAGCCGCCATCGACACGGTGTGCCTGGAGTTCGAGGAATGTTTCGACAGCGAACGTCCGCTGTCGGTCGAGCAAGCGATCAAGGCGTACATCGAACAACATGCCGGAACCCCGCTTCGCGAGCATATCGAACTGCTGCGTGAGGAATTGTTGGCGATCGAAAACGAGCTGCAAACCAAACGCCATCGCGCCCGTCAGGCGAGCGAATCGATCCCGACGCCTTTCCAATCCAAGACCGGATCCGATGCTCCCCGGCAGGCGTCCCGATCTCAGACGCCGCCAGACCAGACGCCTCACAGCAGCCCCTCTGTGAAGGGCCCCTTTGCCGGGCAGCGCCCGGTGTCCGACGCGATCAATCTCGACCCCATTGATCAAAAAACGCCCGACACCCATTGGATGGCTCCGCCGCCCGGATCTCCGCCACCGGGTTTTGCGACGCCTGCTGACGCCGACAACGACACCAAAGCCGACGGAACCCCCGAGGTCGCCGAGGGCGCTGCCCACGCGCGGGCACCACGCACGCGTCCTGACGACGAATCGGTCAGCTCCATCGGCCCCTATGCGATCAGCCGCGTTTTGGCCCGCGGTGGCATGGGCATCGTCTATCGTGCCCTGGATACACGGCTGGACCGCCCCGTTGCGATCAAAATGTTGGGGTTTCCCCATCTGGCGTCCTCCGATCCCAAACGCATCGAATTGGTGGAACGGTTTGAACGCGAAGCCAAAGCCGTCGCGGCGCTGTCGCACCCCAACATCGTGGAACTGTTCGACGTCGGCATGGCAGGCAGCGCGCCCTACGCGGTGATGGAATTTTTGAGTGGGCTGACGTTGGCCGACCAGCTTGCCGCCGGCCCGATGTCCCCCGAACAGACCTGTCAAATCGGAATGCAAATCGCCGGTGCCTTGGCAACGGCCCACGCGGCCGGCGTCATCCATCGCGATCTGAAACCCCAAAACGTGATGCTGGTCGACAACCACGACTCGGGCAACGATTCCGCGCCGCGGGTCAAACTGGTCGACTTCGGACTCTCGCGGGTCAGCGATTCGGCGTTTCCGGGCGATGTTCAGGACGCCGGCCGGACACGTTCGGGGACCATCTTGGGGACCCCCGGCTACATGGCCCCGGAACAAGCCCGCGGCGAATCGGCGACCACCGCGGCGGACATGTTCGGGTTCGGATGCGTGTTGTACGAAGTGTTTTATGGCAAACAGGCGATCCCGGGCGCCACTCCGGCGGATCGTCTGGCCGGTACGCTTCGCGGCGAGGTGCAATATGACCGCCTGCCTTGCGAGAAATCCAGGGTGTTGTGCGAGCTGATCGCGCAGTGCTTGGACAAAGATCCCGCCAAACGCCCGACGGCCACCGACGTCTACGCACGGTTGCGGCGGTTCGACATCAACCGCAGCGTTTCGTCGGCTCCGGACCTGGCGGCCCGTCCGGTGTGCGGCAGCGATCCCGGCGAAGGGCTGCTGCGGCGACACGTGTTGACGACGCTCGCCGGCGGACTGCTCGGCGGCATGTTCGGCTCCCTGACGCTTGGAAAAGCGACGGTCAACATGGGGTCGATCGAATCCATCGCGGTCTTGTCGCTGCGTGACGTCAACGCGTCGGCGACGGAGGACAGCGACGGGGGCATGCTGTTGGCCGACCGCGGCCTGGCCGACGGCGAAATCCTCGCTTCGGCGTTGGTCAATGAACTCTCGACCGTGGACGGTTTGACGGTGCTGCCCTATCGGCCACTGACAGCCCAGACGCCCCAACAGTTCGTCGCACTGGGTGAAGAACTGGGGGTCGATGCGTTCTTGACCGGATCTTACGAAAGCCAAACTTCGGGTCAGCAGAAGTACTGGTTGGTCAATTGGCAGTTGGTCAGCGCGGTCGATGGCAGCGTGCTGGACGGCAAACAGTTCGTGACCGAGCAAACGGTGGCCTTGCCGGGAGGGCAATTCCTGGCCCAAAGCGTCGTCGCCTCGGACATCGCTGGACAAATCGGTCGTGCGTTGGTCACGAGCGGCCAGAAACACAATGCCCCCGACCCGATGGCATATGGATGCCTGATGCGTGGGCATGCCTACGGCGACGCCGACTGCACCAAAGGGCTTGAGCGGGCGATCAGCTGTTTTGAAAAGGCCCACGAAGAGGACCCACGTTTGAGTGAGCCGTTGGCGGCGATCGCGCTGGCGTCGTTGAACCTGGCAGCGCGAAGCGATACCGCCGAATCGCTCGCCCATCTGGAAAAAGCGCGCACCAGCATGACCAAGGCGCTCGAAAAAGATCCCAGTTCGGTCGACGCCCGGGTCGCTCAAGCGATGATCGAATGGCAATCGCTGGACCACTATGACGAGGCGTACCGGTTGTTTGCGGAATTGCACCGCCAACACCGTTACAACTTTCAAGTCCAACATCAACGCGGTTTGCTGCTGGCCGCACTCGGATTGGGGGAACAAGCGATCGACGCGCTGCGCACGGCGACGAAGCTGAACCCGATGTCGATGCTGATCAAGACCGACAAGAGTCGCGTGGACTGGTTTTTCCAATACGATCGCCGTGCGTTGGTCGACGCCCAGCGGTATCGCGATTCGACGCCCGCCGGCAACCCATCCGCCAAGCTTGCCATCGGGTTGCTGATCGACATCTATGAACAACAAGGCGACTATCAGAGTGCGGCTGAGCAACAGGAATTTGCCACGGTGCCGACGTCGTCCCAGGAGTACTTTCATCTGCGGGAAGCGACCTTGGCCGAATTTCCTTACGGACCGTTCGGCTCGTCACTCAATCGCGCCATCTTTGATCTGCGAACCGACGCGGATCTCGACGATGGCCTGTTGGGACGGCTCAGCGAATCGGGGGCGACGATGTTCCCGCTGCTGCTGGCTCAGCATCCGGCATTCTTTGATCTGCGCGTCAGCCCGGCCGCAGCGCCGTACCTGCCGTCGGCCAAGGACATCACACGGACGGCCTAG
- a CDS encoding CHAT domain-containing protein: MAIRLVASIFSVVCITGLSFAADGGDRFGLTPDRPTLAMTIQDGPVGIHVARGDRMVACEFDPNSPPNRLPSNTKAIVLIDLKTGQEISRMPFREPLVVRTTACSSDGRYLVVCDQRSARQFDLENGVLIRSLPVNSTRSFPVISPTEPVLALCDDRDISLWDLTDGSRIADLPAHPTSIASCDFDDRGTSILSSCQKLTRRWDLATKSSKAIPLDHSLQHMSIAPDGTQIIGQFQKTVMERGVASFDARSGRRLLHLPYHSWPVFDSKADRLFSCDGSSDEGTAIDAVQIRSLASPDRIRYLPFAPEVNAIISRNPYFFTDGLALSPDGKYLIIRLEYGRLSQVWKLDPSMDSLATEFDPALKHLHNPLTPKVASKPKTREELFLEEIRGIESKVRELKDQGKVAEAEQAIQDLLAAGDRRLQRAPIRHQNLIRNCGQAYRHGLGNNQQGLELLQRAIQMAESDGRFGDGWTYLLRQIADTQHALGQHDDAVATYQRYLDHQRSQGNAIDSYEYRQMAEFIADARDAQAALTWRVQAWERSDEQHGALSRHTRDLLDELLADVRETDQWELLQPALVEHYKQSKRLLGPHHPDTAHAAAQLALLFERLGEFELALSGMDESQRAFRDHVARTLPLLSETEQAEFLRQRFQPAFHDALEMAARLKSVPRAAELSAGWVLNAKGASTRALAERHRMTASTRDPEVRKTAEQIAEVREQISSLTLSALQNPTNGLKPTGAVAELNNQLETLRNRESELSWQLGSTGWTELRHSPWSDLSSVRERIPDDAVLLECAVAGVRTKLDSSITRELISIAPTHRGMQAMVWVIPPVGRGEIRLEVVCDDWDKLSRPLIQLHACLGGQMIPNDLIAAINQHLDVISTQVLYSLPDQVMTTPKWLVSPDHQLWRIPFAALTKADGKRVIEDHEVQYLLSGRDLLATESVDPVSAPMMVANPDYGNEANGQSDAVPFSPLPGTAKEAEAVSPYLRTLTGSVPQVFLGAGAAEDVVKTANRPQIAVFSTHGFSEYRHEQHPMATCGLAFANANSAFGGQGDGILTGLEILDCDFRGTELVVLSACQTAVGSASSGEGVAGLSHAFRLAGAKTVVGTLWSIPDQITADLMKDFFDQLSEGKPPAASLRSAQLATIRRLDQQGLPPMPHLWAAFTATGISQPIGARASAEEAPEFRTWRSTDGKHTTVAKWIATKQDRVVLQKKDGDQIEVNLNHLHADDRQWLRERKGDGG, translated from the coding sequence ATGGCCATTCGGCTTGTCGCATCCATTTTTTCAGTCGTCTGCATCACCGGTCTGAGTTTTGCCGCTGACGGCGGCGATCGTTTTGGGCTCACCCCCGACCGGCCCACCCTGGCGATGACGATCCAAGACGGTCCGGTCGGCATCCACGTCGCTCGGGGTGATCGAATGGTTGCCTGCGAATTCGATCCCAACTCACCGCCGAATCGGTTGCCCTCCAACACCAAAGCGATCGTCTTGATCGATCTGAAGACGGGTCAAGAAATCAGTCGGATGCCGTTCCGTGAACCGTTGGTCGTCAGGACGACCGCCTGTTCATCCGACGGCCGCTACTTGGTGGTTTGTGATCAACGTTCGGCGCGACAGTTTGACTTGGAGAACGGGGTGCTGATTCGCTCGTTGCCGGTCAACAGCACTCGAAGTTTTCCGGTGATTTCTCCGACCGAACCGGTGCTCGCACTCTGTGACGATCGCGATATTTCGCTGTGGGACCTGACCGATGGCAGTCGGATCGCTGACCTACCCGCGCATCCGACGTCCATCGCCAGCTGCGACTTTGACGATCGCGGAACGTCGATTTTGTCAAGTTGTCAAAAATTGACCCGCCGTTGGGATTTGGCCACGAAATCGTCCAAGGCGATCCCCCTGGACCACTCGCTGCAACACATGTCCATCGCCCCCGATGGGACGCAGATCATTGGCCAATTTCAAAAGACGGTGATGGAGCGCGGCGTGGCAAGCTTTGACGCGCGGTCTGGGCGGCGACTTTTGCACCTGCCGTACCACTCCTGGCCGGTTTTCGATTCCAAAGCCGATCGTCTGTTCAGCTGCGATGGTAGCAGCGACGAAGGGACTGCGATCGATGCGGTCCAGATTCGCTCACTCGCATCACCCGATCGAATTCGTTATCTCCCGTTCGCCCCCGAAGTCAACGCAATAATCAGTCGCAATCCGTATTTCTTCACCGATGGCCTAGCGCTCTCACCGGATGGCAAGTACCTGATCATTCGTCTCGAGTACGGTCGACTGTCACAGGTTTGGAAATTGGATCCGTCGATGGATTCGTTGGCGACGGAATTTGATCCCGCGCTGAAGCATCTTCACAATCCGCTGACGCCGAAAGTCGCCTCCAAACCGAAGACGCGTGAGGAGTTGTTTCTCGAAGAAATCCGGGGCATCGAATCCAAGGTTCGCGAACTCAAGGACCAAGGCAAAGTCGCGGAAGCGGAGCAAGCGATCCAAGACCTGTTGGCGGCCGGCGACCGACGTCTGCAACGTGCCCCGATCCGGCATCAAAACCTGATCCGCAACTGCGGCCAAGCGTATCGACACGGATTGGGAAACAACCAGCAAGGATTAGAACTTCTTCAGCGGGCGATTCAGATGGCCGAATCGGACGGGCGATTCGGTGACGGTTGGACGTATTTGTTGCGACAGATTGCCGATACGCAACACGCGCTGGGACAACACGACGACGCGGTGGCAACGTACCAACGATACCTGGATCACCAACGCTCCCAGGGCAACGCGATCGACTCCTACGAATACCGACAGATGGCCGAATTCATTGCCGACGCCCGAGATGCCCAAGCCGCCCTCACTTGGCGCGTCCAAGCGTGGGAACGGTCCGACGAACAGCACGGCGCGCTCAGTCGTCATACACGCGATCTTTTGGACGAATTGCTTGCCGACGTGCGCGAGACGGATCAATGGGAATTGCTCCAACCGGCCTTGGTCGAACACTACAAGCAGTCCAAGCGATTGCTAGGGCCGCATCATCCCGACACCGCCCACGCAGCGGCCCAGCTCGCGCTCCTCTTCGAGCGATTGGGAGAATTCGAGCTCGCGTTGTCCGGAATGGATGAAAGCCAGCGGGCGTTCCGGGACCACGTCGCACGGACGTTGCCTCTGTTGTCGGAGACCGAGCAGGCGGAGTTTTTGCGGCAACGGTTTCAGCCCGCGTTTCACGACGCCTTGGAAATGGCGGCGCGATTGAAATCCGTCCCCCGCGCCGCCGAGTTGTCCGCCGGTTGGGTCTTGAATGCCAAAGGTGCTTCGACGCGTGCCCTGGCCGAGCGGCATCGCATGACCGCATCGACACGCGATCCCGAGGTCCGAAAGACCGCGGAGCAAATTGCTGAAGTCCGCGAACAAATCTCATCGCTGACCTTGTCCGCTCTTCAAAATCCTACCAACGGACTCAAACCCACGGGCGCAGTGGCAGAGCTAAACAACCAGCTTGAAACGCTCCGCAACCGCGAATCGGAGCTGTCATGGCAACTCGGTTCGACCGGCTGGACGGAGCTTCGACATTCCCCGTGGAGCGACTTGTCCAGTGTGCGTGAACGCATCCCCGACGACGCGGTGCTGTTGGAATGCGCGGTCGCCGGCGTGCGGACCAAGCTGGACAGTTCGATCACGCGAGAATTGATCTCGATCGCGCCAACGCATCGCGGAATGCAGGCCATGGTCTGGGTCATCCCGCCGGTCGGCCGCGGAGAGATTCGATTGGAAGTGGTCTGCGATGACTGGGACAAACTATCTCGACCGCTGATCCAGTTGCATGCCTGCTTGGGCGGGCAAATGATTCCCAATGATTTGATTGCAGCGATCAACCAACACCTCGACGTCATCTCGACACAGGTCTTGTATTCGCTGCCCGACCAAGTCATGACCACACCCAAGTGGCTCGTGTCGCCCGATCATCAATTGTGGCGCATCCCCTTTGCGGCCTTGACGAAAGCTGATGGCAAGCGGGTCATCGAAGACCACGAAGTCCAGTATCTGCTGAGCGGTCGCGACCTGTTGGCGACCGAGTCGGTTGATCCGGTGTCCGCACCGATGATGGTTGCCAATCCCGACTACGGAAACGAGGCGAACGGCCAGTCCGACGCCGTCCCCTTCTCACCGTTGCCGGGAACCGCCAAGGAAGCAGAAGCGGTGTCGCCCTACTTGCGAACCCTGACAGGGTCGGTTCCGCAGGTCTTTCTCGGAGCCGGCGCCGCAGAGGATGTCGTGAAAACTGCCAACCGGCCCCAGATCGCCGTGTTCAGCACGCACGGGTTTTCGGAATATCGACATGAACAACACCCGATGGCGACCTGCGGCTTGGCGTTTGCCAACGCGAATTCGGCCTTCGGTGGCCAAGGCGATGGCATTTTGACAGGACTGGAAATCTTGGACTGCGACTTTCGTGGGACCGAACTGGTCGTCTTAAGTGCCTGTCAGACCGCCGTCGGCAGCGCCAGCAGCGGTGAGGGCGTCGCGGGATTGAGCCATGCCTTTCGTCTCGCGGGCGCGAAAACGGTCGTGGGCACATTGTGGTCGATCCCCGACCAGATCACGGCCGATCTGATGAAGGACTTCTTTGACCAGCTTTCCGAGGGCAAGCCGCCCGCAGCGTCGCTGCGATCGGCTCAACTGGCAACAATACGTCGACTCGATCAACAGGGGCTTCCCCCCATGCCGCACCTGTGGGCCGCATTCACGGCAACCGGGATTTCACAGCCGATCGGCGCCCGGGCGAGCGCCGAAGAGGCGCCCGAGTTCCGGACCTGGCGAAGTACCGACGGCAAGCATACGACCGTCGCCAAATGGATCGCGACCAAGCAAGACCGAGTCGTCCTGCAAAAGAAAGACGGTGATCAAATCGAAGTGAACCTGAACCATCTGCACGCCGACGATCGCCAATGGCTCCGCGAGCGTAAAGGGGACGGGGGTTGA